In Aquimarina spinulae, a single window of DNA contains:
- a CDS encoding type IX secretion system membrane protein PorP/SprF — protein sequence MKKYIIIFSLFASYCTFAQEFFAPVQNQYIADNPYLISSAYAGIGDCWQIRASGFEQWVSIEDSPGTQSLSIDGRISDRSGVGAILFNDQNGFTTQKGIQLSFAHHLTLSEYNNQYLSFGISYKFTQFGIDTSRFNNGDPDNPFNPGLADISVNDSNFDIGLLYRIGRFFLSANAVNLLQKEIDDFNPTEPSQIQNYYLYTGYTFYHRFSDIEVEPSMLYQNFAGDGRSTADLNLKVRKMHRGDYYWIGVSLRSLVDQDFKPLSVSPMLGIKKANFYVAYGYQINVNEVLQPTTAAGSHMITLGFDFGCRQSKCGCTY from the coding sequence ATGAAGAAGTATATTATCATATTTAGCCTATTTGCAAGTTATTGTACTTTTGCTCAGGAGTTTTTTGCTCCTGTACAAAATCAATATATTGCAGATAACCCATATTTGATATCCTCGGCCTACGCGGGTATTGGAGATTGTTGGCAGATCAGAGCTTCGGGTTTTGAGCAATGGGTAAGTATCGAGGATTCTCCGGGTACACAATCCTTATCAATAGATGGTAGAATATCTGACCGTTCTGGTGTAGGTGCAATTCTATTTAATGATCAGAATGGATTTACAACTCAAAAAGGGATTCAGTTATCTTTTGCACACCATTTAACACTAAGTGAATATAATAATCAATACCTATCGTTTGGGATTAGCTATAAGTTCACCCAATTTGGTATTGACACTTCAAGGTTTAATAATGGAGACCCTGACAACCCATTTAATCCTGGATTAGCAGATATAAGTGTAAATGATTCTAATTTTGATATTGGATTGTTATATCGTATTGGCCGATTCTTTTTGAGCGCCAATGCGGTGAATTTATTACAGAAAGAGATTGATGATTTTAATCCAACCGAACCTTCACAGATACAGAACTATTATCTATATACTGGATATACATTCTATCATAGATTTAGTGATATCGAGGTAGAGCCTTCTATGTTGTATCAAAACTTTGCTGGTGATGGTCGTTCTACAGCAGATCTTAACTTAAAAGTTCGTAAAATGCACCGTGGAGATTATTATTGGATAGGCGTTAGTCTTCGATCTCTTGTTGATCAGGATTTTAAACCACTTTCTGTATCTCCTATGTTAGGGATCAAAAAAGCTAATTTTTATGTTGCGTATGGATATCAGATTAATGTAAATGAAGTTTTACAACCAACCACAGCAGCAGGATCGCATATGATCACGCTTGGATTTGATTTTGGTTGTAGACAAAGTAAATGTGGATGTACCTATTAA
- a CDS encoding T9SS type A sorting domain-containing protein, with amino-acid sequence MKNLFLFKVSIQIIFLFFCIQLFAQVPFSPVPNSTMTINGELKTIGNSIVGLNETIDGTAYTPNDNYNGILSNNQKTFGYIDVDNDQSTFSSSSAVFTSSGPCAKVAYAGLYWAASYFVDRNAIDSDKIQYSGLPFPDNRPDFRTLKFKPPGVTDYLDIPSSDTQVIFDGYRNTPTNPENNALIDIPYVCYADVTDIVKGLSTPNGTYTVANMRASTGFSGYNTNGISGGWVLVIVYEDNSLSKKYISTRQGFINNQPCNPNDPECLKSFTYSGLQTPSAPLPVRARYAVAALEGDKPFAGDVFQIQTPGLSRQNIFTAPANHNNNFFDSSISVDGSYVTSRVPASQNTLGFDVDIFDIPNPGNTLIGNDQTSATFYTSSSGDAYSIFFSSFQVEIIELEFLVTERVLDANGIDITGESVNFADKLFYELTIENQSNEDITSVSIRDILPTNVDYIPGSISVSNPGISVVPDTNNRELNITIDDALLVRNGGAHTVRFGVQVAAICADLRDACSNEIDNTVTYTYTGADSGVTNTGESISDRDSCGFDIASPVNVLITEDECFTNTEITVMVVKPITCSEGNDGELQLTVNNAGPTLNFNYEVVQVPTNNVITEGVSSNSSVVISDLSAGTYYMKVAYINSSCEYITPQVIIEEVTPITVDLIVTQPTSQQDFGEITVTALGGVPPYTYSINNTLPVFTNIFTDLSPGSYSITVGDSHGCMFEDLVFVEPAPEELSVVLNMENTHILCFSEATGEISSEVSGGSGNYIYTLTGTNFLGSSVTIGPKEDGVFSNLLAGSYLYKVESAGATPVHIPFTVFQPSRLVTDSFVNSIQCNGNQNGTIKVIATGGTLPYFFSLYTSNGEAKYIFIEDMGEHTFENLSAGTYRVEVEDTNGCPVSINDIIITEPNALAMDIITKPLTANSDAEITVTAFGGTTPYTYELIEASTSVVVIPTQTNSTFTLNTTGSYIVKVQDTNGCQLLQEVTIDTVDEVPLLEYADEILFCAITGQSYPVISIQDQDGVTLEVSFIETASIVWQKLDDISCSITLEDDCPTTDSSCSSNWFDIDTGAKSNIKEEGEYRIVITFANRATNNTEIYYFKAEKNLPDAVEGFVMYPNPSEDMVNVNTDIKNIKVFDIMGKLVLETTQNPYSIYDLRNGIYFAKIKTNDNKEVIIRVIKK; translated from the coding sequence ATGAAAAACCTTTTTCTTTTTAAAGTGTCTATACAAATTATTTTTCTTTTTTTCTGTATTCAATTATTTGCTCAGGTGCCTTTTTCACCAGTACCAAATAGTACAATGACAATAAATGGAGAATTAAAAACAATAGGGAATTCTATTGTAGGGCTTAATGAAACGATAGACGGCACTGCATATACACCAAATGACAATTACAACGGAATTTTATCAAATAATCAAAAAACATTTGGTTATATTGATGTTGATAATGATCAGAGTACTTTTAGCTCTAGTAGTGCAGTTTTTACCAGTAGCGGGCCTTGTGCAAAAGTTGCTTATGCCGGTTTGTATTGGGCAGCGTCTTATTTTGTAGATAGAAATGCAATCGATAGTGATAAGATACAATATTCAGGTTTACCTTTTCCGGATAATAGACCTGATTTTAGAACATTAAAATTTAAACCTCCGGGGGTTACAGATTATCTTGACATCCCATCATCTGATACACAAGTAATTTTTGATGGGTATCGTAATACACCTACAAACCCCGAGAACAATGCATTAATAGATATTCCATACGTATGTTATGCAGATGTAACCGATATTGTAAAAGGGTTATCTACACCCAATGGCACGTATACAGTGGCCAATATGAGAGCTTCGACTGGTTTTTCTGGATATAATACCAATGGCATATCAGGAGGGTGGGTTTTGGTGATAGTATATGAAGATAATTCATTATCCAAAAAATATATAAGTACAAGACAAGGGTTTATAAATAATCAGCCTTGTAATCCTAACGATCCAGAATGTTTAAAGAGCTTTACTTATAGTGGTTTACAAACTCCTTCGGCACCATTACCTGTACGTGCACGATATGCTGTTGCAGCACTAGAAGGAGATAAGCCGTTTGCCGGAGATGTATTCCAAATACAGACTCCAGGTTTGTCAAGACAAAACATATTTACTGCTCCTGCTAACCACAATAATAATTTTTTTGATAGTTCAATATCTGTAGACGGAAGTTATGTAACTAGTAGAGTTCCAGCTTCGCAAAATACTTTAGGATTTGATGTTGATATTTTTGATATCCCTAACCCTGGAAATACATTAATAGGCAATGATCAGACTTCTGCTACATTTTATACTTCTTCTTCAGGAGATGCATATAGTATATTTTTTAGTTCTTTTCAGGTAGAAATTATAGAACTAGAATTTTTGGTAACCGAACGTGTTTTAGATGCAAACGGTATTGATATCACAGGTGAATCTGTAAACTTTGCAGACAAGTTATTTTATGAACTAACCATAGAAAACCAGAGTAATGAAGATATCACCAGTGTTAGTATTAGGGATATTTTACCTACCAATGTAGACTATATACCGGGAAGTATTTCCGTTAGTAATCCAGGAATAAGTGTTGTTCCTGATACAAACAATAGAGAGCTTAACATTACTATTGATGACGCTCTTTTAGTTCGCAATGGTGGAGCCCATACAGTTCGTTTTGGTGTACAAGTTGCAGCTATATGTGCAGATTTAAGAGATGCATGTTCTAATGAAATTGACAATACTGTAACGTATACATATACAGGAGCAGATTCGGGAGTTACCAATACGGGTGAAAGTATTTCAGATCGGGATTCTTGCGGATTTGATATTGCTAGTCCGGTTAATGTTTTGATTACGGAGGATGAGTGTTTTACAAACACAGAAATTACTGTGATGGTAGTGAAACCTATAACGTGTTCGGAAGGTAATGATGGTGAACTTCAATTAACAGTTAATAATGCAGGACCAACACTTAACTTTAATTATGAAGTAGTACAGGTACCTACAAACAATGTTATTACAGAAGGTGTTTCTAGTAATAGCTCTGTAGTGATTTCTGACCTTTCTGCAGGAACTTATTACATGAAGGTTGCGTATATAAATTCAAGTTGTGAATACATTACCCCACAAGTTATAATAGAAGAAGTAACTCCAATTACAGTTGATCTTATTGTAACACAACCCACAAGTCAACAGGATTTTGGTGAAATTACTGTTACTGCATTAGGAGGGGTACCACCTTACACCTATTCTATAAATAATACTTTACCAGTGTTCACTAATATTTTCACAGATTTGTCTCCAGGTAGTTATTCTATTACCGTAGGAGACAGTCATGGTTGTATGTTTGAAGATTTGGTTTTTGTTGAACCAGCACCAGAAGAACTTTCTGTAGTATTGAATATGGAAAACACTCATATTTTATGTTTTTCTGAAGCCACAGGAGAAATTAGTTCTGAGGTTTCTGGTGGTTCGGGAAATTATATATATACCTTAACAGGAACTAATTTCTTAGGTTCTTCTGTCACTATTGGCCCTAAGGAAGATGGGGTCTTCAGCAATTTATTGGCAGGAAGTTATTTATATAAGGTCGAAAGTGCTGGGGCTACCCCTGTACATATTCCATTTACTGTTTTTCAACCATCTAGATTGGTTACTGATTCGTTTGTAAACTCAATACAGTGCAATGGAAATCAGAATGGAACAATCAAAGTGATTGCTACTGGGGGAACTCTACCATATTTCTTTTCTTTATATACCAGTAACGGAGAGGCAAAGTATATTTTTATAGAGGATATGGGAGAACATACTTTTGAAAACCTTTCTGCCGGTACCTATAGAGTAGAAGTAGAAGACACGAATGGTTGCCCTGTTTCTATTAATGACATTATTATTACAGAACCAAACGCTTTAGCAATGGATATAATAACAAAACCGTTAACAGCAAATAGTGATGCAGAAATAACGGTTACAGCTTTTGGAGGAACAACTCCATATACATACGAGTTAATAGAAGCTAGCACATCTGTAGTGGTTATACCAACACAAACAAATAGTACATTTACATTAAATACAACAGGAAGTTATATTGTAAAAGTTCAGGATACGAATGGTTGTCAATTATTACAAGAAGTAACTATTGATACAGTAGATGAAGTACCTCTTTTAGAATATGCAGATGAAATTCTTTTTTGTGCAATTACAGGGCAAAGTTATCCGGTTATTTCTATACAAGATCAAGATGGAGTGACGCTAGAAGTTTCATTTATTGAAACAGCATCTATTGTGTGGCAAAAACTAGATGATATTTCTTGTAGCATAACATTAGAGGATGATTGCCCGACGACAGATTCAAGTTGTAGTTCTAATTGGTTTGATATCGATACAGGAGCAAAATCGAATATTAAAGAAGAAGGAGAGTATCGTATTGTGATCACATTTGCCAATAGGGCGACAAACAATACCGAAATCTACTATTTTAAAGCAGAAAAAAACTTACCAGATGCTGTGGAGGGTTTTGTAATGTATCCTAATCCTTCAGAGGATATGGTAAATGTAAATACTGATATCAAAAATATAAAAGTTTTTGATATCATGGGTAAGCTTGTTTTAGAAACTACTCAGAATCCATATAGTATTTATGACCTTCGCAATGGTATATACTTTGCAAAGATTAAAACGAATGATAATAAAGAAGTTATCATTAGAGTGATCAAAAAATAA
- a CDS encoding DoxX family protein, producing the protein MDNFINNIVSITILLFLLITFLQSGIDKIIDWKGNLGWLKEHFASTFMGNMVPLLLTIVLIIEMITAVCCVIGIYYLITDDITCYAILAMFLACITLLMLLFGQRVAKDYQGALTITCYFVVAIFGLYVVSL; encoded by the coding sequence ATGGATAATTTTATAAATAATATTGTTTCAATAACCATCTTACTATTTCTTCTCATTACTTTTTTGCAATCAGGGATCGATAAAATAATCGATTGGAAAGGAAACCTTGGTTGGCTAAAAGAACATTTTGCTTCTACTTTTATGGGGAATATGGTTCCTCTTCTTTTAACAATTGTTTTAATCATTGAAATGATTACGGCTGTATGTTGCGTTATTGGTATTTATTATCTTATTACAGATGATATTACATGCTATGCCATTTTGGCTATGTTTTTAGCCTGTATAACGCTTTTAATGTTGCTTTTTGGACAAAGAGTAGCAAAAGACTATCAAGGGGCCTTAACAATCACCTGTTACTTTGTAGTGGCCATCTTTGGGTTATATGTAGTTTCTTTATAA
- a CDS encoding ATP-binding protein, whose protein sequence is MLFSEILGLKHIKSYLTTSADRQRIPHAQLFVGPNGSGTLPMAIAYAQYVLCQNQNGENTNGLESCNVKFDHLAHPDLHFVYPVAVNDKVKKHPTSDQFAEEWRHFVNENPYGSIFDWYLSLGIEKKQGQIGVDEALEIVKKLSLKSYEGGYKIMLIWMADKMNIAASNKLLKLIEEPPEKTIFILITEDEEQLIQTIRSRCQVLHFPPLGEQVIKEALQKKENLSDSDALKIAHQANGDYSKALHLLHHDGGDDQFEDWFIQWVRTAFKAKGNKSAVNDLITWSESIAGTGRETQKKFLKYCLDFFRQAMLLNYGAEDLVFLEPNTNGFKLKNFAPFIHGANIMDICNELQDAAYHIERNGNAKIILTDLSIKLTRLLHKKSS, encoded by the coding sequence ATGCTTTTCTCAGAAATATTAGGTTTAAAACATATCAAAAGCTATTTGACCACCAGTGCTGATCGTCAAAGAATACCTCATGCGCAGCTTTTTGTTGGCCCAAATGGTAGTGGGACTTTACCTATGGCTATTGCCTATGCACAATACGTTTTGTGCCAAAATCAAAATGGGGAAAATACAAATGGCCTTGAGTCATGTAATGTAAAATTTGATCATCTGGCGCATCCTGATTTGCATTTTGTATATCCTGTTGCTGTAAACGATAAGGTAAAAAAACATCCCACATCTGATCAATTTGCAGAGGAGTGGAGGCATTTTGTAAATGAAAATCCTTATGGAAGTATTTTTGACTGGTATCTTTCTCTTGGAATTGAAAAAAAACAAGGTCAAATAGGAGTAGATGAAGCTCTTGAAATCGTTAAAAAGCTTTCACTAAAAAGCTATGAAGGAGGGTATAAAATAATGTTGATCTGGATGGCGGATAAAATGAATATTGCCGCTTCTAATAAGCTTCTTAAATTAATTGAAGAGCCTCCTGAGAAAACCATATTTATACTTATCACAGAAGATGAGGAGCAGCTTATACAAACCATTAGATCCAGATGCCAGGTATTACATTTTCCTCCTTTGGGAGAACAGGTAATAAAAGAAGCGCTTCAGAAAAAAGAGAATCTTTCTGATAGCGATGCTTTAAAAATAGCACATCAGGCTAATGGTGATTATAGTAAAGCTTTACACCTGCTACACCATGATGGTGGTGATGATCAATTTGAAGATTGGTTTATACAATGGGTACGTACAGCATTTAAAGCCAAAGGGAATAAGTCTGCTGTAAATGACCTAATCACCTGGAGCGAATCTATTGCAGGTACAGGAAGAGAAACACAAAAAAAGTTTCTAAAATATTGCCTGGATTTTTTCAGACAAGCAATGTTACTTAATTATGGTGCAGAAGATTTGGTCTTTCTAGAACCAAATACAAATGGTTTTAAATTAAAAAACTTTGCTCCTTTTATACACGGTGCCAATATTATGGATATCTGTAACGAACTTCAGGATGCTGCTTATCATATAGAACGAAATGGTAATGCAAAAATAATCCTTACCGATCTCTCGATAAAGCTTACTCGATTATTACATAAAAAAAGTTCATAA
- a CDS encoding phosphoglycerate kinase encodes MKTIDDFNFENKKALIRVDFNVPLNENFEVTDDTRIQAAKPTIIKVLEDGGSAILMSHLGRPKGVQDEFSLRHIVEKVADTLGVQVKYVANCVGQEAEDAVAALNSGEVLLLENLRFHPNETSGDAVFAEQLSKLGDIYINDAFGTAHRAHASTTIIAQFFPERKCFGSLLAKEIESIDKVLRSGEKPVTAVLGGSKVSSKITIIENILDKIDHLIIGGGMTYTFIKALGGQIGDSICEDDKQELALEILRKAKEKGVEIHLPVDVLGADAFDNNANTKVVAVNTIPDGWQGLDVGPETMKAFHDVILKSKTILWNGPLGVFEMENFAKGTIALGHSIAEATASGAFSLVGGGDSVAAVKQFGFGTKVSYVSTGGGAMLESLEGKTLPGIAAIENE; translated from the coding sequence ATGAAGACAATTGACGATTTTAATTTTGAAAATAAAAAAGCATTAATTCGAGTAGATTTTAATGTTCCTTTAAATGAAAATTTTGAAGTAACAGATGACACTAGGATTCAGGCTGCAAAACCTACGATAATTAAGGTTTTAGAAGATGGAGGAAGTGCGATCTTGATGTCTCATTTAGGTAGACCAAAAGGAGTTCAGGATGAATTTTCATTAAGACATATCGTAGAAAAAGTTGCAGATACTCTTGGAGTTCAGGTAAAATATGTAGCTAACTGTGTTGGTCAGGAGGCAGAAGATGCTGTTGCAGCGTTAAACTCTGGTGAAGTTTTATTATTAGAAAACCTAAGATTTCACCCTAATGAAACAAGTGGAGACGCTGTTTTTGCTGAGCAATTATCAAAATTGGGAGATATCTATATAAATGATGCATTTGGTACAGCTCACAGAGCACATGCTTCTACTACTATTATAGCACAATTTTTTCCTGAGCGAAAATGTTTTGGTAGCTTATTAGCAAAAGAAATAGAAAGTATTGATAAAGTATTAAGAAGTGGAGAGAAGCCAGTGACTGCTGTTTTGGGAGGATCAAAAGTATCTTCAAAAATTACGATAATCGAGAATATTCTGGATAAAATAGATCACTTGATTATTGGGGGAGGAATGACCTATACTTTTATTAAAGCTCTCGGAGGCCAAATAGGGGATTCTATTTGTGAAGATGATAAACAAGAGCTGGCATTAGAGATTTTAAGAAAAGCTAAAGAAAAAGGAGTAGAAATTCACCTTCCTGTTGATGTATTGGGAGCAGATGCATTTGATAATAATGCAAACACTAAGGTTGTTGCTGTTAATACAATTCCTGATGGTTGGCAAGGACTTGATGTCGGGCCCGAAACAATGAAAGCTTTTCATGACGTAATTTTGAAATCGAAGACCATATTATGGAATGGGCCACTAGGTGTTTTTGAGATGGAAAATTTTGCTAAAGGAACAATAGCATTAGGACACTCTATAGCAGAAGCTACAGCAAGTGGAGCATTCTCTCTTGTAGGAGGAGGAGATTCTGTAGCAGCAGTAAAACAATTTGGTTTTGGCACTAAAGTAAGTTATGTTTCTACAGGAGGAGGAGCTATGCTAGAAAGCTTAGAAGGTAAAACATTACCAGGAATAGCAGCAATAGAAAATGAATAG
- a CDS encoding LysM peptidoglycan-binding domain-containing protein has product MNNYCTFFLSFLLVSVSLVGQETSSEEQSNPKNTKEIVLNKTQDIKQNTVRVVDTTQVIKTTGELQTTTLTSTSAKDSVIYVANDHPKMAQLDSIWKQELYNSNLFDTIYKSVTELKYEPVEYVDLPTDTLKARLAELNARTPFNVEYNPSLESVIKRYLKNRHEHLERLMALSEFYFPLFEQELDNQNIPLEIKYLAIVESALKPRAKSRVGATGLWQFMFGTGKMFGLEVSSYVDERMDPIMSTKAACKYLSNLYKVFGDWDLALASYNSGPGNVTKAIRRSGGYTNYWNIRHNLPRETAGYLPAFLATMYIFEYADKHGFKPRKPEFAYFETDTIRVKQMITLDQVSEYINIDIEELQFLNPSYKLDIIPYIEDEDYVLRLPLDKIGSFVTNEDQIYTLAKAEFDKREKPLPKYREANDRIRYRVRSGDYLGRIARRYGVRVSQIKKWNGLRSNNLRIGQRLTIYPRRPVVDKPRKTTTKKTLTRVAANSSEVYTVKTGDTLWSISQKFKGVSVENLKNWNDISGSGIKPGMTLKLSKS; this is encoded by the coding sequence ATGAATAACTATTGCACATTCTTTCTTTCTTTTTTATTAGTTTCGGTTTCATTGGTGGGACAAGAAACATCATCAGAAGAACAATCAAATCCTAAAAATACCAAGGAGATTGTACTTAATAAAACTCAGGACATAAAACAAAATACGGTTCGGGTAGTAGATACAACTCAAGTAATCAAAACTACTGGCGAACTACAAACAACTACGTTAACATCGACGAGTGCAAAAGACAGTGTAATTTATGTCGCAAATGACCATCCCAAGATGGCACAGCTAGATTCTATATGGAAGCAAGAATTATATAACTCTAACCTTTTTGATACTATTTACAAATCAGTTACCGAACTGAAATATGAACCCGTAGAATATGTCGATCTTCCTACCGATACGTTAAAAGCAAGATTGGCAGAACTTAATGCACGTACACCTTTTAATGTAGAGTACAATCCTTCATTAGAGAGTGTGATCAAGAGGTATTTAAAAAACAGACACGAACATTTGGAGCGCTTAATGGCACTAAGCGAATTTTATTTTCCGCTTTTTGAGCAGGAGCTAGACAATCAAAACATTCCTTTAGAAATAAAATATCTTGCTATTGTAGAATCTGCTTTAAAACCTAGAGCAAAATCCAGAGTTGGAGCTACAGGATTATGGCAATTTATGTTTGGTACGGGTAAAATGTTTGGTTTAGAGGTAAGTTCATATGTAGATGAGCGTATGGATCCCATAATGTCTACCAAAGCTGCTTGTAAGTATCTTTCTAATTTATATAAAGTATTTGGAGATTGGGATCTTGCTTTGGCTTCGTATAATTCGGGTCCTGGTAACGTGACCAAGGCTATTCGTCGTAGTGGCGGATATACAAACTATTGGAATATCAGGCATAATCTTCCTAGAGAAACTGCTGGATACTTACCCGCTTTTTTAGCAACAATGTATATTTTTGAATATGCAGACAAACATGGGTTTAAACCCAGAAAACCTGAGTTTGCATATTTTGAAACTGATACCATACGAGTTAAGCAAATGATCACATTAGATCAGGTTTCAGAATATATCAATATTGATATCGAAGAATTACAATTTCTAAATCCTTCCTATAAACTAGATATCATTCCATATATCGAAGATGAAGATTATGTATTGCGATTACCATTGGATAAAATTGGTTCTTTTGTTACTAATGAAGATCAAATCTATACATTGGCAAAGGCAGAATTTGATAAGCGCGAAAAACCATTACCTAAATATCGTGAGGCAAATGATCGGATTCGATATCGAGTACGTAGCGGTGATTATTTAGGAAGAATTGCGAGACGCTATGGCGTTAGAGTAAGTCAAATAAAAAAATGGAATGGTTTACGAAGTAATAATCTTAGAATTGGTCAACGTCTTACCATTTATCCTCGTAGACCAGTAGTAGATAAACCCAGAAAAACCACAACAAAAAAAACCTTAACTAGGGTTGCAGCTAATAGCTCAGAGGTGTATACTGTTAAGACAGGAGACACTTTATGGAGTATTTCACAGAAATTTAAAGGAGTATCTGTCGAAAATCTTAAAAATTGGAACGATATTAGTGGTAGTGGTATAAAACCAGGTATGACACTGAAACTTTCAAAATCATAA
- a CDS encoding DUF4837 family protein, whose translation MRKLSLAIICLLCIVSCTEEVKKEKSQKSQESMAHSNGRINHLSVVVDNELWNSNVGDTIRKYFGAEVPGLPQEEPLFTLRQVPMEAFTGLTKQSRIFLWIKKEDGGENKYGLLKNKFSNPQIGAVISGATDDDITTLIREKHEMIVSKYKSLETKEKQAIIKKSLERIPQLQEKLGITLNIPSAYRIATEEDKFFWIRKNVKHGSMNLMIYELPLGTVTKDSNTVSSIIKMRDSIGTVKIPTPEVGHFITEEAYAPYLYEIELDNRFTFETKGTWEIKDRFMAGPFVNYAIEDIANNRLMVLEGFVFAPSVSKRDNMFELEAIIKSIKFDK comes from the coding sequence ATGAGAAAATTATCCCTCGCAATTATTTGCCTGCTTTGTATTGTTAGTTGTACAGAAGAGGTTAAAAAAGAAAAAAGCCAGAAGAGTCAGGAGTCTATGGCACACTCTAATGGAAGAATAAATCATCTTTCTGTGGTTGTAGATAATGAACTATGGAACAGTAATGTTGGTGATACTATAAGAAAATATTTTGGAGCCGAAGTGCCGGGTCTACCTCAAGAAGAACCATTATTTACATTGCGACAGGTACCAATGGAAGCCTTTACCGGACTTACAAAACAGAGCCGTATTTTTCTGTGGATCAAAAAAGAAGATGGAGGAGAAAATAAATATGGATTATTAAAAAATAAATTTTCTAATCCTCAAATCGGTGCTGTAATTTCTGGAGCTACAGATGATGACATTACTACTTTGATTCGAGAGAAGCATGAAATGATCGTTTCAAAATATAAATCTTTAGAAACCAAAGAGAAACAAGCTATTATTAAAAAATCTTTAGAGAGGATTCCACAGCTACAAGAAAAATTAGGAATCACTTTAAATATTCCTTCGGCATATCGTATTGCTACTGAAGAAGACAAGTTTTTTTGGATACGTAAAAATGTTAAACATGGTAGTATGAATCTTATGATCTATGAATTACCATTAGGAACGGTAACCAAAGATTCTAATACAGTTTCTAGTATCATAAAAATGAGAGATTCTATAGGAACAGTAAAAATTCCTACTCCAGAAGTTGGTCATTTTATTACAGAAGAGGCGTATGCACCTTACCTTTACGAAATTGAGTTAGATAATAGGTTTACTTTCGAGACCAAAGGAACCTGGGAGATCAAAGATCGTTTTATGGCAGGCCCATTTGTTAATTATGCTATAGAAGACATTGCTAATAATAGACTAATGGTATTAGAAGGTTTTGTATTTGCTCCTTCGGTTAGTAAAAGAGATAACATGTTTGAGCTCGAAGCTATTATAAAGTCTATAAAGTTTGATAAATAA